Sequence from the Maribellus comscasis genome:
ACACTTTAGTCTGGAAAGATTTTGGTCCCTATATTCAGGAATTTAATAAGAATGATGTTGAACTGTACACTCAATATTTTCCAAATGATAAGGCCGAAGAGTTTTTAAAAAACAATATCCCTTATTTTAATTGTCCGGACAAGGAATTGGAAAAAACCTATTATTTCCGTTGGTGGACATTCAGGAAACACATAAAAAATACAGAAGACGGGTTTGTTATAACCGAATTTCTGCCTGATGTTTCCTGGGCCGGAAAATACAATACGATTAATTGTCCTGCAGGACACCATTTTTACGAAGGGAGGTGGTTACGAAACCAAAATTACCTGGCAGACTATGCTAATTTTTGGTTTAAAGGAGGGGGCAGTTTACGCTCATATAGTTTCTGGGCTCCGAATTCCATACTGGCATTTGCCTCGGTTCACCAAAATAAAAAATTAGTTACAGAGTTACTTCCCTTTTTTGTTGAAAATTATGACGGATGGGAAAACGAAAGATTAGCTGAGGATGGTTTATTCTGGCAATTTGACAACCGGGATGGAATGGAAGTATCGGTTGGAGGTTCCGGGAAAAGAGCAACCATCAATTCATACATGATTGGAGATGCAGCAGCTATTGCTGAAATAGCTCGAATGGCCGGAAACAAAGCACTTGAAGAAACATATTCCAGGAAAGGCTCAACACTAAAAGAATTGCTATTATCAAAATTATGGGACGCTGATGCTCAATTTTTTAAAACTTTACCATTAACGCCTGAAGAGTATAATAAATTGGTTGATAAAAGATATTCCGATTCTTTTTCACTAATAAAAAAAGACTCGCTTAGCCTGGTTGATGTTAGAGAACTTCACGGCTATACCCCGTGGTATTTTAGTATTCCTGAAGATAAACACTCTTTGGCGTGGAAATTCCTTTTAAGTAACGAAGGATTTAAAGCTCCCTACGGACCAACAACTGCTGAGCAAAAACACCCGGAATTCAAAGTAGTTTATGAAGGACACGCCTGCCAGTGGAATGGTCCGAGCTGGCCTTTTGCAACCTCTGTAACCTTGAAAGCAATGGGAAATCTCCTGAGAGACTATAATCAGTCGGTAATTTCAAAAAATGATTTTGTGAATCAGTTACTAACATATTCCAATAGCCACAGAAGAATAAATGAACGTGGAGAAAAACTCTGCTGGATAGATGAGAACCTCAACCCTTTTACCGGCGACTGGATTTCGCGAACAATGTTAAAAGCGAGAGGACATGAGCCAGCGGAAAGAGGAAAAGATTACAAC
This genomic interval carries:
- a CDS encoding MGH1-like glycoside hydrolase domain-containing protein, which codes for MCRALVIILLLSTFLGGCKKKPKENIVKEETKNTLVWKDFGPYIQEFNKNDVELYTQYFPNDKAEEFLKNNIPYFNCPDKELEKTYYFRWWTFRKHIKNTEDGFVITEFLPDVSWAGKYNTINCPAGHHFYEGRWLRNQNYLADYANFWFKGGGSLRSYSFWAPNSILAFASVHQNKKLVTELLPFFVENYDGWENERLAEDGLFWQFDNRDGMEVSVGGSGKRATINSYMIGDAAAIAEIARMAGNKALEETYSRKGSTLKELLLSKLWDADAQFFKTLPLTPEEYNKLVDKRYSDSFSLIKKDSLSLVDVRELHGYTPWYFSIPEDKHSLAWKFLLSNEGFKAPYGPTTAEQKHPEFKVVYEGHACQWNGPSWPFATSVTLKAMGNLLRDYNQSVISKNDFVNQLLTYSNSHRRINERGEKLCWIDENLNPFTGDWISRTMLKARGHEPAERGKDYNHSEFCDIIISDLIGIQPSMDNTLTVNPLVPDNYWDWFCLDRVKYHDKEITVIWDKDGQKYMKGQGFSIFVNGELKHNSKRVEKITIQI